AAGCTCTCCGACCTGCTGCGGCCGGGCGGCGCCTACACCTACCTGTTCGAGCGCTCGCTCTACCTCGGCAAGAACATCCCCCTCAGCGGCACCGCCCACCAGGCCGGGACGCTCCGGTTCGGCGCCGATCCGAGATCGTCCGTGCTCGACCTCGACTGCAAGGCGCACGAGCTCGACAACCTCTACGTCACCGACGCGAGCTTCTTCCCGTCGATCGGCGCGGTGAATCCGACGCTCACGATCATCGCAAACGCATTGCGGGTCGCCGACCGCATCGCGGAGCGGCTCGCCTAGCGTCCGATCCCTCCACATTCTGCATGACAACGAGGAAACGGTGATGCCAGCAGGGCACCGGTCGGCCGAAGGAAATGAGCGTTGAGCAAACCCATCGAAAGTTATGCGCTTATCGGTGACGGCGAGACCGCCGCGCTGGTCGGACGGGACGGCTCGATCGATTGGCTGTGCTGGCCGGATTTCGATGACGACGCGTGCCTGTGTGCCCTTCTCGGCACTAACAGGAACGGACGCTGGTCGATCGCACCCCGTGGGGCCGTCCTCGACACGGCCCGGCGGTATCGCGGCGACACGATGATCCTGGAGACGGTGATGAAAACGACGGATGGCGCCGTTCGCATCACCGACTTCATGCCCATCCGCGAGACGCTCTCGGCGGTGGTCCGCATCGTGGAGGGGTTGGCTGGCACCGTCGCGTTGGACATCGATCTGAGCCCGCGCTTCGATTACGGTGCGCTCGCGCCGTGGTGGGAGGCACGCGAGGGTGGCGCCGCCTCGGTGGCCGGCCGGCATCGCCTTACCCTCCGGGCCAGCGTTCCCGTCAGCGTCGACGTCCGGGGAGTGAAGGCGGCGTTCAGGCTGCGCGAGGGCGAACGGCACACGTTCGTCCTGACGCGGACGGACGCCTGGGACAGCGACGCCCCGCATCTCGACGTCGATGCGGCGCTCGGGGCGACGCAGGCGCACTGGGAGCGCTGGATCTCAGGCTTCGACCCCACGCGCACCCGGTGGGCCGCCGCCGTCAAGCGCTCGCTCCTGACTCTGAAGGCCCTGACGCACGCCCGTTCGGGTGGGCTGCTCGCCGCGCCGACCACGAGCTTGCCCGAGGTGCCGGCGGGCGGCATGAACTGGGATTATCGCTACTCCTGGCTGCGCGATTCGACCTTCACGCTCGGCGCCTTCCTCAATGCCGGCTTCAAGGCCGAGGCGACGGCGTGGCGCGATTGGCTCCTGCGGGCCATCGCCGACGATCCGGACAACCTCCGGATCATGTACCGAGCCGACGGATCCCGGCACCTGCCCGAGTGGACCGTCGACGCGCTGCCGGGCTACCGGGAGGCGCGTCCCGTGCGCGTCGGCAACGCCGCGTCGACCCAGAAGCAGCTCGACGTCTACGGCGAGGTCCTCGACACGCTTGCGCTGGCGCGTCGCGTCGGCATCGCGGCGACCGACCACCAATGCGTCGTCGAGCGGCGCCTCGCCGAACACCTCGCCCAGGTCTGGCAGGACCGCGACGCGGGCATATGGGAGTCGCGTGGCGAGCCGAAGCGCTACACCTATTCGAAGGCGATGTGCTGGGTCGGCTTCGATCGAGTCCTGCGGCACTGCGACCTGCCCGGGGAGTTGCGCGCGACGCTGGCGGAATGCCGTGACAAGGTCCGCGCCGAGGTCTGCCGCGAGGGCTGGAACGTCGGCCTTGGAACCTTCACGCAGAGCTATGGCAGCCACGATCTCGACGCGAGCCTCCTGTTGCTGCCGCTCGTCGGCTTCCTAGAAGCCACGGAGCCGCGCATGGCGGCGACGATCGAGCGGATAAGAGGCGACCTCGACCAGAACGGCCTGATCCGCCGCATGCGGGCGAAGGGAGACGGAGAGGACGAGGGGGCGTTCCTGCCCTGTTCGTTGTGGATGGCCGATTGCCTGCGGCTCCAGGGCCGCCCCGAATTGGCCGAGGACTACCTCGAGCGGGTGCTCGGCGTGGCCAACGACGTCGGGCTCCTCTCGGAGGAGTACGACGTACCCGGTCGATGCCTCACCGGGAACTTTCCGCAGGCCCTGACGCATCTCGGTGTGGTGAACACCGCGCTGAGCCTGTGCGGCCCCGTCGTCGATCGCGGCGGCGGCTGAGTGTCCGTCTCGTACAGCACGATCGCGTGGACCCGTGAACGCGAGGCGGCTGCGCGGTCTCGCCAAGCGCCACCGGACGGGGGGATGTCCGCGCTTCGACCATCCTTGCCTTCGACCACCCTTGCCGAGGAGACGAGCGCCATGTCCGACGTGCTTCGCCATGCTGGGCCGGCCGAGCCTGTCCCGCACGTCGACCCGCCGCGCGCGTCCGATTCGCGCTTCGCCGCGGTGGTGCCCCACCACGCCCGCCTGGTCTCGCTCTACGACCAGGCTATCTTCGCCGAGGGGCCGACATGGTGGCCCGCCCGGGACATCCTGGTGTGGTCGGACATCGAGGGTCGCCGGGTGCTCGGCTGGCGCGCGGACGGCTGCGTGCGGGTCGTCATCGACGCCACGCCGTTCATCAACGGCAACACGGTCGACCGGGACGGCAACCTCGTCCATTGCGAGCACGGCAACCGCCGCCTGTCCCGAACCACCCCGGGCGGGCGCTACGAGGCCCTGGTCGAGACCTACGAGGGCCGCCGCTTCAACTCCCCGAACGACGTCATCTGCGCCGCCGACGGTGCCCTGTGGTTCACCGATCCAGCCTACGGCCTCCGACTGCCCAAGCAGGGTGCGTTGGCGGAGTCCGATCTCGGCCACCACAGCGTCTATCGCTTCGATCCAAGGGATGGCTCCGTCAGGCGCATGGCCGACCTCGGACAGCCGAACGGGCTGGCCTTCGCACCGGACGGGCGGACCCTCTACGTCAGCGACACCTCCCGCACGGAGGGGGGCGACGGGCACACGATCCACGCTTATCCGGTTCTGGATGACCGAAGCCTGGGCGAACGGCGGATTTTCGCCGAGGTCGAACCCGGCGTGCCCGACGGCCTCCGCGTCGACGGTCGCGGCTGGGTTTGGTCGAGCTCCGAGGCGGGGGTCCAGGTCTACTCCGCCGAGGGGCACCGGCTCGGGCTGATCCCAACGCCGCAGGTGTGCTCCAATCTCTGCTTCGACCCGGCCGAGCGTCGGGTGTTCATCACCTCCAAGGCGCATCTCTATGCGCTCGATCTCGGCGTCGGGGCCACCAGATGAGCTCACGGTATCGTTAGATTGCGCGCAATGCGGTCAGGAACACTGCACCGCATGTCCGGTTAGCCGGACAGGATCGCGTCTCGTCGCGACACATCTCGCCCCGACCAGGAAATCTCCTGCATACGCCGGCATTCGAACGGCCGTCGCTGCACGCCCCGAGGACAGGACATGGCTGATTCCGTCGCCGACTTCTTCTGGAAACGCTTGGCCGAGTGGGGCGTGAAGAAGATCTTCGGCTATCCCGGTGACGGCATCAACGGCCTGCTCGGCGCGCTCCAGCGCAACGACCTGCCGTTCGAGTTCATTCAGGTCCGTCACGAGGAGATGGCGGCATTCATGGCCGCCTCCTACGCCAAGTTCACCGGCGAGGTCGGCGTCTGCATGGCGACCTCCGGTCCCGGCGCGACGCACCTGCTGACCGGGATGTATGACGCCCATCTCGACCACGTGCCGCTTCTCGCCATCTGCGGGCAGCAGGCGCGCAACGTCAACGGCGCCCATTACCAGCAGGAATTCGACCTTACGAGCGTCTTCAAGGACGTCTCGGCTTATGTGCAGCAGGCGTCCTCGCCCGCGCAGGTCCGCCACATCGTCGATCGCGCCATGCGGATCGCCAAGGCCGAGCGGAAGGTCTCGGCCATCATCCTGCCCAACGATCTGCAGGACGTTCCCTACGAGGAGCCGGTGCGCAAGCACGGCAACACCTTCTCGGGGGTGGGCTACACCGCGCCGAAGGTCGTGCCGTTCGATGCTGATCTGCACCGCGCCGCCGACGTGCTGAACGCCGGCAAGAAGGTCGCGATCCTGGTCGGTGCGGGCGCGCTGCATGCCACCGACGAGGTCATTGCCGTCGCCAACAAGCTTCAGGCCGGCGTCGCCAAGGCCCTCCTCGGCAAGGCGGCTCTCCCCGACGACCTGCCTTTCGTGACCGGCACCATCGGCCTGCTTGGGTCCAAGCCCTCGTCGGACATGATGGAGGATTGCGACACCCTGCTGATGATCGGTTCCGGCTTTCCCTGGGCCGAATTCCTGCCGAAGGAGGGGCAGGCCCGGGGAGTACAGATCGACATCTCTCCGGAGATGCTGTCGCTGCGCTATCCGATGGAGGTGCCGCTGTGCGGCGAGTCCGCCGAGACCTTGCGCGCCCTGCTGCCGCTGCTCGACCAGAAGAAGGAGGGCGGCTCCTGGCGCACTGGTATCGAGAAGGGGATGGTCTCCTGGTGGAAGGAGGCGGAGGATCGGGCGATGGCCAAGGCCAACCCGGTCAACCCGCAGCGCGTCACTTGGGAACTCTCGCCGCGCATGCCCGAGCGGGCGATCATCACCTCGGATTCCGGCTCCTGCGCCAACTGGTTCGCCCGCGACCTGAAGATGCGCCGCGGCCAGATGTGCTCGCTCTCGGGCGGCCTTGCCTCCATGGGTGCCGCGGTCCCCTATGCCATCGCTGCCAAGGTGGCGCATCCCGACCGGCCGGTGATCGCGCTGGTCGGGGACGGGGCCATGCAGATGAACAACATGGCCGAGTTGATCACCGTAGCGAAGTACAGGCACCGCTGGTCCAACAAGACTTGGATTTGCTGCGTGTTCAACAACGAGGACCTGAACCAGGTGACCTGGGAACAGCGGGTGATGGAGGGCAACCCGAAGTTCGAGGCGAGCCAGACCATCCCGAACGTGCCCTATCACAAGTTCGCCGAGCTGATCGGCCTGAAGGGCATTTACGTCGACGATCCGGAACGCATGGGGGCGGCTTGGGACGAGGCCCTCGCTAGCTCCGTGCCGGTGGTGCTGGAGGTGAAGACCGACCCCGAGGTGCCTCCGCTGCCGCCGTTCTTCACTTTCCAGCAGGTGCAGAACTTCATGTCGATGCTCGGCAAGGGCGATCCGAAGGAGCGCCATCTCCTCGTCGACACCGCGCGTCAGGTGCTGAGTTCCGTCCTACCCGGCAGCAAGTAGAACGGCTTCCACGGCATGCGTGACGATCCGACGATTGGAACGGTGCGGGCGCGAGCCTACACCGTTCCCACCGACGCGCCGGAGGCGGACGGTACCTTCGCCTGGGACAAAACGACGATTGTCGTCGTCCATATCGAGGCTGGGGGCGAGACCGGCCTCGGCTACAGCTACACCGATGCCAGCGTCGCGCAGCTTATCACGAAGACCTTGGCGACGCGTCTCTTGGGGCTTTCCCCCTTCGACATCCCGCGGGCGAACGCGGTGCTGTGGGGGCGGTGCGCAACCTCGGCCGCTCCGGGCTCGCCGCCAATGCGATCTCGGCCCTCGACACCGCTCTGTGGGACCTGAAGGGCCGCCTTCTCGGCCTGCCACTTGCCCGCCTGTTCGGCCAGGCGCGGGAGCGCGCGGAGATATACGGCAGCGGCGGCTTCACGAGCTACGACGACCGGCAGTTGTGCGAGCAGCTCGCCGGCTGGGTCGAACGCGACGGTTGCCGAGCCGTGAAGATGAAGATCGGCAGTCAGCCCGAGCACGATCCGGCTCGTATGGCGGCCGCCAAGGCGGCGATCGGCGCAGCACACTTGTTCATCGACGCCAACGGCGCCTTTACCCTGAAACGCGCCATCGGCACCGCGCAGGTGGCGGAGCGGTTCGGCGTCACGTGGTTCGAGGAGCCGGTGACGAGCGACGATCCCGCCGGGATGGCCGCCGTCCGCGCTGCTGCGCCCGCCGGCATAGAGATTGCCGCGGGCGAGTACGCCTATACCTTGGACGACCTGCGCAGTCTGCTCGGGACCGGCGCGGTCGACGTCGCGCAGGCGGACGTGACACGGTGCGGCGGCTGCAGCGGGTTCCTCAAGATGGCGGCCCTGTGCGAGGCGGCGCACATCGACCTCTCAGGCCATTGCGCGCCGGCCCTGCACCTGCCCGTGGCGGTGACAGCGCCGCGGTTCAGGCACCTCGAATGGTTCCACGACCACGTCCGCATCGAGCGGATGCTGTTCGACGGCGCCCCGGTACCCCGGGACGGGGCGATTGCCCCCGACCTGACCCGGCCGGGCCACGGCCTCATCCTCAAGACCCGGGACGCCGATGCCTATGCTGTCTGACCGCGGCCCCCGTTCGCCGGAACGTCACCGCGGCGCGCTGGGATCGTCCGGGCCCGCCCTGAAACGGCGCGTCGCCCCCGTGCAGGTCGAGGCCACGGTGCACCCGGTGGTGGTCCTCGCCGCAGCCGCTGTCGGAGCCGGTTTGGTGACATGGTTCGCCTCCGGCCGCTCGAAGCGCCTCGACCTGGCCACCTCGAAGGGGCGCCGCTACGCGCCGCGCGGGCACGCGGTGACGGCAAGCGCCGCGCAACGCCTCAACCACGCCTCGACGATGCTCGCCGCCTCGGTGCTGTTCGATTCCGGCCTGGAGCATTACCGCGGCCAGTTCTTCAACCGGGCGATGTACACGCCGATCATCGTGTCCAGCGTCACCCTCGCGGCGTCCCTGCACGGGGCCGGCGACACCGATCCCGGCCGCTCCCGCGTCCGGCACGGGGTGCAGGCGCTCGCCGGCCTGACAGGGCTAATCGGCTTCGGCTTCCACGCCTACAACGTCGGCAAGCGCGAGGGCGGCTACTCCTTCCAGAACCTGTTCTATTCCGCCCCCATCGGCGCGCCGATGGCACTGACGCTCGCCGGCATCCTCGGCGTCGTCGCCGAACGCGTGCGCGACGCCGACCCCGGCGCGCCCCGGCTCGCCGGCCTTCCGGCCGGGCCGGCACTTGCGCTCGCCACGGCGGGCATGCTCGTCGGCACGACCCTGGAAGCCGGGCTACTGCACTTCCGCGGCGCCTTCCAGAACCCGGCCATGTACATCCCCGTCTCCCTGCCGCCGCTCGCCGCCGCCCTGTTGGTTCGCGCCGCGGCTAAACCGGTAGGGACGAGCCAAGCGACCGCCAAATGGGGGATGTGGGCGGTCTCGGCGATGGGCGTGGGTGGCGTCGCCTTCCACGCCTACGGCGTCGCCCGGATGATGGGTGGCTGGGCCAACTGGCGCCAGAACCTCATCGACGGGCCGCCGCTGCCGGCCCCACCCTCCTTCTCCGGTGTCGCGCTCGGCGGTCTCGCCGCCCTCGAACTCATCGAACGCGGCCGCTTCCGCTTCTGACCCGAAAGAACATCATGCGTCCGAGACTGGACCTTTATCCGGGCTACGACGTGCTCGCGAAGCGCGACGGCCCGTCCTGGAATGCCAAGACCCGCGAGGTCCTGGAAGAACGGCTGGCGATCGGCCCCGAGACGCGTCGCTTCTTCGACGAGGCCGAATGGTCGACGATGACGGCGCTGGCTGAGCGGAT
The sequence above is drawn from the Methylobacterium mesophilicum SR1.6/6 genome and encodes:
- a CDS encoding glycoside hydrolase family 15 protein, translated to MSKPIESYALIGDGETAALVGRDGSIDWLCWPDFDDDACLCALLGTNRNGRWSIAPRGAVLDTARRYRGDTMILETVMKTTDGAVRITDFMPIRETLSAVVRIVEGLAGTVALDIDLSPRFDYGALAPWWEAREGGAASVAGRHRLTLRASVPVSVDVRGVKAAFRLREGERHTFVLTRTDAWDSDAPHLDVDAALGATQAHWERWISGFDPTRTRWAAAVKRSLLTLKALTHARSGGLLAAPTTSLPEVPAGGMNWDYRYSWLRDSTFTLGAFLNAGFKAEATAWRDWLLRAIADDPDNLRIMYRADGSRHLPEWTVDALPGYREARPVRVGNAASTQKQLDVYGEVLDTLALARRVGIAATDHQCVVERRLAEHLAQVWQDRDAGIWESRGEPKRYTYSKAMCWVGFDRVLRHCDLPGELRATLAECRDKVRAEVCREGWNVGLGTFTQSYGSHDLDASLLLLPLVGFLEATEPRMAATIERIRGDLDQNGLIRRMRAKGDGEDEGAFLPCSLWMADCLRLQGRPELAEDYLERVLGVANDVGLLSEEYDVPGRCLTGNFPQALTHLGVVNTALSLCGPVVDRGGG
- a CDS encoding SMP-30/gluconolactonase/LRE family protein — encoded protein: MSDVLRHAGPAEPVPHVDPPRASDSRFAAVVPHHARLVSLYDQAIFAEGPTWWPARDILVWSDIEGRRVLGWRADGCVRVVIDATPFINGNTVDRDGNLVHCEHGNRRLSRTTPGGRYEALVETYEGRRFNSPNDVICAADGALWFTDPAYGLRLPKQGALAESDLGHHSVYRFDPRDGSVRRMADLGQPNGLAFAPDGRTLYVSDTSRTEGGDGHTIHAYPVLDDRSLGERRIFAEVEPGVPDGLRVDGRGWVWSSSEAGVQVYSAEGHRLGLIPTPQVCSNLCFDPAERRVFITSKAHLYALDLGVGATR
- a CDS encoding thiamine pyrophosphate-requiring protein, with amino-acid sequence MADSVADFFWKRLAEWGVKKIFGYPGDGINGLLGALQRNDLPFEFIQVRHEEMAAFMAASYAKFTGEVGVCMATSGPGATHLLTGMYDAHLDHVPLLAICGQQARNVNGAHYQQEFDLTSVFKDVSAYVQQASSPAQVRHIVDRAMRIAKAERKVSAIILPNDLQDVPYEEPVRKHGNTFSGVGYTAPKVVPFDADLHRAADVLNAGKKVAILVGAGALHATDEVIAVANKLQAGVAKALLGKAALPDDLPFVTGTIGLLGSKPSSDMMEDCDTLLMIGSGFPWAEFLPKEGQARGVQIDISPEMLSLRYPMEVPLCGESAETLRALLPLLDQKKEGGSWRTGIEKGMVSWWKEAEDRAMAKANPVNPQRVTWELSPRMPERAIITSDSGSCANWFARDLKMRRGQMCSLSGGLASMGAAVPYAIAAKVAHPDRPVIALVGDGAMQMNNMAELITVAKYRHRWSNKTWICCVFNNEDLNQVTWEQRVMEGNPKFEASQTIPNVPYHKFAELIGLKGIYVDDPERMGAAWDEALASSVPVVLEVKTDPEVPPLPPFFTFQQVQNFMSMLGKGDPKERHLLVDTARQVLSSVLPGSK
- a CDS encoding enolase C-terminal domain-like protein, encoding MRNLGRSGLAANAISALDTALWDLKGRLLGLPLARLFGQARERAEIYGSGGFTSYDDRQLCEQLAGWVERDGCRAVKMKIGSQPEHDPARMAAAKAAIGAAHLFIDANGAFTLKRAIGTAQVAERFGVTWFEEPVTSDDPAGMAAVRAAAPAGIEIAAGEYAYTLDDLRSLLGTGAVDVAQADVTRCGGCSGFLKMAALCEAAHIDLSGHCAPALHLPVAVTAPRFRHLEWFHDHVRIERMLFDGAPVPRDGAIAPDLTRPGHGLILKTRDADAYAV